The following are encoded together in the Theileria orientalis strain Shintoku DNA, chromosome 1, complete genome genome:
- a CDS encoding uncharacterized protein (SANT, DNA-binding domain containing protein) yields MDAAIDKFISENFDCSREDAISKLISKRGKSPSILTLIGKKVLPDRHSRSVYSYYRRHLLSHKAGKWSDYELLILLKSFFLSGSYEGNSWKAVSRVLNRSPEQVHDKFREIKPFIHNYRALVTDPNLSDSDKVSKIATINRSPPGVEDDDAEGVSRVSDISEHQQEIYDYIRSLMLNTRRLASLEKIPWSKVQEKFPGYSTSKLRIHFNMSLLPKVYRKVYPEFSGKLVSRLTIRWIRKLLKRPNSERLRSLKDIDFKSKFPMLPVIYTTHCTRRALSKIIRKYQVYAARSQRLFIDSELSAAEVEELKKINPKNLGRIFSNKYIRNIIKFGYSELEVKHWKLHDKNVLRCIKNNILPECTL; encoded by the coding sequence TTGGATGCTGCCATTGACAAGTTCATTTCGGAGAACTTCGACTGTTCTCGCGAGGACGCCATAAGCAAACTCATCTCGAAGCGCGGCAAGAGCCCCTCCATCCTCACTCTCATCGGCAAAAAGGTTCTCCCCGACCGCCACTCGCGCTCGGTCTACAGCTACTACCGGAGGCACCTGCTCTCCCACAAGGCCGGCAAGTGGAGCGACTACGAGCTCCTCATCCTCCTCAAGTCGTTCTTCCTCTCGGGCTCCTACGAGGGCAACAGCTGGAAGGCCGTCTCCCGGGTCCTCAACCGCTCTCCGGAGCAGGTGCACGACAAGTTCCGCGAGATTAAGCCCTTCATTCACAACTACCGCGCCCTCGTCACTGACCCGAACCTCTCTGACTCCGACAAGGTCTCCAAGATCGCCACCATTAATCGCAGCCCTCCCGGCGtcgaggacgacgacgCTGAGGGCGTCAGCCGCGTCTCCGACATCAGCGAGCACCAGCAGGAAATCTACGACTACATTCGCTCGCTCATGCTCAACACGCGCCGCCTGGCTTCCCTTGAGAAGATCCCCTGGTCCAAGGTCCAGGAGAAGTTTCCCGGCTACTCCACCTCGAAGCTCCGCATTCACTTCAACATGTCTCTGCTCCCCAAGGTTTACCGCAAGGTTTACCCTGAGTTCAGCGGGAAGCTCGTTTCTCGGCTCACCATTCGCTGGATTCGCAAGCTTCTCAAGCGCCCCAACTCTGAGAGGCTTCGTTCTCTCAAGGACATCGACTTCAAGTCCAAGTTTCCCATGCTCCCTGTGATTTACACTACGCACTGCACTCGGAGGGCCCTTTCCAAGATTATTAGGAAGTACCAGGTTTACGCTGCTCGCTCTCAGCGTCTCTTCATCGACTCCGAGCTCTCCGCTGCCGAAgtcgaggagctgaagaagattaaCCCTAAAAATCTGGGTCGTATTTTTTCCAACAAGTACATCAGGAACATCATCAAGTTCGGCTACAGTGAGCTTGAGGTTAAGCACTGGAAGCTCCACGACAAGAACGTTCTTCGTTGCATCAAGAACAACATTCTGCCCGAGTGCACGCTATAG
- a CDS encoding uncharacterized protein (RAP domain containing protein), producing MIPSILAAKSKLVPLGSDIAGCVCVKMMPSLIRHQQHRINLVSQNKPAPYLYRPVKYYNAVGYCGSGLDVRKGPDSSHQNHTDAPDRSSVLKRELDIGSFYLENLFSIDAEEWYRLLTDADDRTTILCLLTNFQRHIRHLKCRELLYVMEKCCKYGIRDNNELIDVYYVLLCEVLYNFLNRNDRTLSLSEISRLCKIMSKVKFNREFDCRSTVPICSCNFELDKNPAVCKKCKVRYRELLNLNGVDLVTILTVELGKSILKQSKELRRKNDNALVPYLVMVGSKNCTLVSHIVRRMCVEYQPQFISTKSIRNTSILLHTIKRTKSRANPLAKRIFERLSGDGVIESLLDRELSTSAKLVAISQIIQFCINTHYSGSKFNRNLDTVVARSVEYARNLCESGAIELQQYPNFISQLNLLNRSAELERHGLKRLFTQMGLREFLTGLEQVRPVFSQIDHNTSNTHVQVDSVLKSFNYETLLEHFISPYLVDIFVPSKNAIIEVDGPYHYATGMNERVNAIMKRPLGRFPCQYSLNSRLKRRLLSKSGYKFFNIPYQEWPQSTNEQIYYISSLKI from the exons ATGATTCCGTCAATCCTTGCAgctaaaagtaaattagttCCGTTAGGGAGTGATATTGCTGGTTGTGTGTGCGTGAAAATGATGCCTTCCTTGATAAGGCACCAGCAACATCGAATCAACCTAGTTTCCCAAAATAAACCAGCACCTTACCTATATCGccctgtaaaatattataacgCTGTTGGTTATTGCGGTAGTGGGTTAGATGTTCGAAAAGGGCCCGATTCAAGCCATCAAAATCATACTGATGCACCTGATCGGTCATCCGTATTAAAAAGGGAGTTAGATATCGGATCTTTCTACTTAGAAAACTTATTTAGCATAGATGCTGAGGAGTGGTATCGGCTTTTAACGGATGCAGATGATAGAACGACCATTTTGTGCCTCCTTACAAACTTTCAGAGGCACATAAGGCACTTAAAATGCAGAGAACTTCTGTATGTCATGGAAAAATGCTGTAAATATGGAATCAGAGACAATAATGAACTGATAGATGTGTACTATGTGCTCCTGTGTGAAGTTTTGTACAACTTTCTGAACAGGAACGACCGCACACTTAGCTTAAGTGAAATCTCAAGactgtgtaaaattatgtCAAAAGTAAAGTTTAACAGGGAATTTGACTGTAGGTCAACAGTGCCTATATGTAGCTGCAATTTTGAACTTGATAAAAACCCAGCAGTTTGCAAAAAATGTAAAGTGAGATATAGGGAGCTGTTAAACCTGAACGGAGTGGACCTGGTCACCATTTTGACTGTGGAGCTCGGAAAATCAATTTTGAAGCAGTCCAAAGAGCTCAGGAGGAAGAACGATAACGCGCTGGTGCCGTACCTGGTGATGGTTGGAAGCAAAAACTGCACCCTGGTCTCACACATAGTCCGCCGAATGTGTGTTGAGTATCAACCACAATTTATTTCAACCAAATCTATAAGAAACACATCGATACTCCTGCACACGATTAAGAGAACAAAATCGAGAGCTAACCCCCTCGCAAAGAGAATATTTGAAAGGCTTTCAGGGGACGGAGTGATAGAAAGCTTGCTGGACAGGGAGCTGTCCACGAGTGCAAAGTTGGTAGCAATATCGCAAATCATACAGTTTTGTATAAACACGCACTACAGCGGCTCAAAATTTAACAGGAACCTCGACACGGTAGTTGCCAGATCAGTTGAGTATGCACGAAACTTATGCGAATCCGGAGCCATCGAGTTGCAGCAGTACCCTAATTTTATATCGCAGTTGAACCTGTTGAACAGATCGGCCGAACTGGAACGACACGGACTGAAAAGGCTGTTTACACAAATGGGATTGAGGGAATTCCTCACTGGATTGGAACAGGTTAGGCCCGTGTTCTCACAAATCGACCACAACACCAGCAACACACATGTGCAAGTGGACAGCGTGTTAAAATCATTCAACTATGAGACACTGCTGGAGCACTTCATAAGCCCGTACCTCGTCGACATTTTCGTCCCGTCTAAAAACGCAATCATAGAGGTGGACGGACCCTACCATTACGCGACCGGCATGAATGAAAG aGTGAATGCGATAATGAAGAGACCGCTTGGCCGGTTCCCATGCCAGTACAGCCTGAACAGCAGGCTGAAAAGGAGACTGCTAAGTAAATCGGGGTACAAGTTCTTCAACATACCCTACCAGGAGTGGCCTCAGTCGACAAACGAACAAATATACTACATTTCGAGCCTCAAAATATAG